The following are encoded in a window of Vigna unguiculata cultivar IT97K-499-35 chromosome 8, ASM411807v1, whole genome shotgun sequence genomic DNA:
- the LOC114194328 gene encoding E3 ubiquitin-protein ligase At1g63170 encodes MERPGSLNGSQHVIEIAGSSDASTSTATHHNSNFNGTDVTVHEERVTGARTPLSHPSVSVASLSNGSNSRNSSFMRRGDTRRNRSPVHSGLWISIELVLLVSQIVASIVVLSLSRHERPRTPLFQWIIGYASGCVATLPLLYWRYYHHNHTREQDSSQSRQTSPRINDPSGTLLFSSRTSGGEDGQVVASSRSNQASVLMNRRMKTLVEYFKISLDCFFAVWFVVGNVWIFGGHSSADEAPNLYRLCIVFLAFSCIGYAMPFILCSTICCCLPCIISILGVREDMSQNRGATSESINALPTYKFKMKKNKRNGEGNSTEGGVVAAGTEKERVISGEDAVCCICLAKYENNDELRELPCSHLFHKDCVDKWLKINSLCPLCKNDVGENLTGLVSSEDASQHRSESRIENGLANTSL; translated from the exons ATGGAGCGGCCTGGGAGCTTAAATGGCAGTCAGCATGTGATAGAAATAGCAGGGAGTTCCGATGCTTCTACTTCAACTGCGACACATCATAATAGCAATTTTAATGGCACAGATGTTACGGTACACGAAGAAAGAGTTACCGGTGCAAGGACGCCTCTATCTCATCCTTCGGTTTCAGTCGCTAGTTTATCAAATGGGTCTAATAGTCGGAATTCCTCATTCATGAGACGCGGGGATACTCGTAGGAATAGGAGTCCGGTGCATTCGGGGTTGTGGATATCGATTGAGCTGGTCCTCTTAGTGAGCCAGATTGTTGCATCTATCGTTGTTTTATCTTTGTCAAGGCATGAACGTCCTCGTACTCCATTGTTTCAATGGATCATTGGTTATGCTTCCGGATGTGTTGCTACCCTCCCTCTGCTTTATTGGCGGTATTATCATCATAACCATACGAGAGAGCAGGATTCATCTCAATCAAGGCAAACATCTCCTCGGATTAATGATCCTTCAGGGACACTCCTTTTCAGTTCCAGAACAAGTGGTGGAGAAGATGGTCAGGTTGTTGCATCCTCCAGAAGCAATCAAGCTTCTGTGTTGATGAATAGAAG AATGAAGACTCTAGTGGAATACTTCAAAATATCTTTAGATTGCTTTTTTGCTGTATGGTTTGTTGTTGGAAATGTATGGATCTTTGGGGGACATTCGTCTGCTGATGAAGCTCCTAACTTGTACAG GTTATGTATAGTGTTTCTTGCCTTTAGCTGTATTGGTTATGCTATGCCCTTCATTCTCTGTTCAACAATCTGCTGTTGTCTCCCATGTATAATTTCCATCCTTGGGGTTAGAGAGGACATGTCTCAAAACAGAGGGGCAACTTCTGAATCTATTAATGCTTTGCCAACTTACAAGTTcaagatgaagaaaaataaaagaaatggagAAGGCAACTCAACTGAAGGTGGAGTTGTGGCTGCAGGAACTGAAAAAGAGCGAGTAATATCTGGAGAAGATGCA GTATGCTGCATCTGTCTGGCAAAGTATGAAAATAACGATGAGTTGAGGGAATTGCCTTGTTCTCATCTTTTTCACAAAGATTGTGTGGATAAATGGTTGAAGATAAATTCATTATGCCCCCTTTGCAAGAATGATGTTGGTGAAAATTTAACAGGATTGGTCTCAAGTGAAGATGCCAGCCAACACCGGAGTGAGAGCAGGATTGAGAATGGCCTCGCGAATACCTCACTTTAG
- the LOC114195549 gene encoding polyadenylate-binding protein-interacting protein 5-like, whose translation MKPQSSSLNPFAASYVPLSKRGADGRTTFTEKDSKNYDGSVWFQTRQDATNDQQLIIASSERLFKPDAFPTKSQPASSSYTSSSQNVVEVAENQLLAEELDMDLEYLRITFPGISYQSLVDVYNVNSGDLDAAIDMLSQLELEGDESSGTLPETLDIGDVSESGLPADSTSLKQKNVAEETSTSSSHMASGDVL comes from the exons ATGAAGCCGCAATCATCGTCTTTGAATCCATTTGCAGCCTCATATGTTCCTCTCTCTAAAAGGGGGGCAGACGGTAGAACTACTTTTACAGAAAAAGATTCCAAGAATTATGATGGGAGTGTTTGGTTTCAGACTCGTCAGGATGCAACAAATGACCAGCAACTCATCATTGCTAGTTCAGAAAGGCTATTTAAACCTGATGCTTTTCCGACAAAAAGCCAGCCTGCCTCAAGTTCTTACACTTCATCATCTCAGAATGTGGTAGAGGTGGCAGAAAATCAGCTGCTAGCCGAAGAACTGGATATGGATTTGGAATATCTTAGGATTACATTTCCTGGCATATCTTATCAGTCCCTTGTAGATGTCTATAATGTAAACAGTGGAGACTTGGATGCTGCTATTGACATGCTCAGTCAACTTGAG TTAGAGGGAGATGAATCTTCTGGAACTCTTCCAGAGACACTTGATATTGGTGATGTTTCAGAATCTGGATTACCAGCTGATTCTACTTCCTTAAAACAGAAGAATGTAGCAGAGGAAACCAGCACTTCGTCTAGTCACATGGCATCAGGCGATGTCTTATGA